One Maniola hyperantus chromosome 17, iAphHyp1.2, whole genome shotgun sequence DNA window includes the following coding sequences:
- the LOC117990311 gene encoding TP53-binding protein 1-like isoform X2 encodes MEEPNNELIDIEPASGETAVSEVSSTSGTKDVSQNLFPESPVYDPEEDPAFPEDSVEVESTKEEQKLKDEPQVIHTKRKLSEEAPDSSAKIQKLDLEDEEIAVSTQTLDDEVSSIISVAKRKLQEEIPSTSRVRSPGRSSPKKVKKRSNSAELTPKTPKTPRSRSASVDLTKGRRTPKLKTQLQLFKEEIEEKDVAVTSSSSNRPSVEFVAEIPAPKIPETITEEGNTENLDDSQNFHLALSPTPDENENSNEDKPKLANYNSEPVVIKDREEILDAGKVHETKSDGFNYSELNNKPKDYSDGKTTDLETTDSVCSGLDSPENPPSVASKLITKLSNGNSSTPTETNDKHGADDITPDMTKLNGNTKRGKNESFRVSNTTTPSTISPFQNGHSLPIHTPQMPVFDVHVSHNEDCEFLSLYVVRTDTDVGMDMCKEYQRISKRFSIDPYFGDVSVSTSPSSVTSIGMINLPNRSSFVSTVSSTSSSSTRTSDGAFVVPQPPRKSVSNPSSTVKGYEALMKKLQDLFSHIREASVTDANRSHDDKISVGIQASLSNETGFSNGNASPEEVSKCDKATPKSSLKKRVRGRRPIAGKTKRALLPTQPEENEYMHGMNSPEMVPTNGDSGKISPVKSPKEEKPLSSLIGTPKSVTKLKQKKRPISPRPATPVEKVAVKTEYPGYAPDTVVLAKWVDKRYYSGKVLEITEPNKYLIKFDDGQSKTLLDDFIIFGDTKKLPLQGQSVYALVDEEQNYEPGLVLEVDENESGTVAYKCTTDGDTIVMVTASELYLTEDQARSIKESTRSRSPTSPATPRRRQHRELDLDNIIQGPRSARSRDKGNSSAKKRVTSPKSPKASTSGLKTKGTPIGRKRVASESSEMSESSNSAPPVRIEEVAGVEPEVQKTPRKIDGVKAGPLQLKGAAKQNIGKKNSKLTKFENDEDTVTTLGPIPSQESKLFVGLCFLLTCTEPPKPLKSEKKEQCQDTRHYSSEEDSETASTMAGTDTEDLEFCTRPFNKERLKEQLEAGGGTVYSHFDDVPKNKYPVTKLIAPRPCLTAKYIQCLAADIRALSHAWVIMSCIQNRVLDFDAHILPSGWSILKKRYVTWVPPSGKRNTTFLKDKVILLCGDQDTFVKFWERVCTFAGATTRVVNEEDLNMSGAIVLVTEWDCPHEVQNKANQDNIPLVSTTWVVQCLIEARLIAPTSHDKFSFMYAEPE; translated from the exons ATGGAAGAACCCAATAATGAACTTATCGACATTGAACCAGCATCAGGAGAAACAG CAGTGTCTGAAGTATCAAGCACTTCGGGAACCAAAGATGTCTCCCAAAACCTATTCCCTGAGAGTCCTGTTTATGATCCGGAAGAAGACCCTGCATTCCCAGAGGATAGCGTTGAG GTTGAATCAACTAAAGAAGAACAAAAACTTAAAG ATGAACCTCAAGTAATACATACTAAAAGAAAGCTATCAGAAGAAGCCCCAGACAGCAGTGCAAAGATTCAAAAACTAGATTTGGAAGATGAAGAAATCGCTGTATCAACCCAAACACTAGATGATGAAGTATCCTCAATAATTAGTGTGGCTAAACGCAAGTTACAAGAAGAAATACCATCTACCTCCCGCGTGCGTTCCCCAGGGCGATCAAGTccaaaaaaagtcaaaaaacgAAGCAACAGTGCTGAACTTACGCCTAAAACACCAAAGACACCAAGATCTCGTTCAGCCAGCGTAGACCTCACTAAAGGTCGTAGAACACCCAAACTTAAAACACAATTACAACTATTCAAAGAAGAAATCGAAGAAAAAGATGTAGCAGTAACTTCTTCTAGCTCAAATCGTCCTAGCGTAGAGTTTGTAGCAGAAATCCCCGCGCCCAAAATACCAGAAACAATCACAGAAGAAGGTAATACAGAAAACCTTGATGATTCGCAAAATTTCCATCTAGCATTATCCCCTACACcagatgaaaatgaaaattcaaaTGAAGACAAACCTAAACTTGCGAATTATAATAGCGAACCAGTGGTTATTAAAGATCGGGAAGAAATACTCGATGCTGGTAAAGTCCACGAAACTAAAAGCGACGGATTTAACTACTCTGAACTTAATAATAAACCAAAAGATTATAGTGATGGGAAGACAACAGACCTAGAAACTACTGACAGTGTATGTTCAGGTCTCGATAGTCCTGAGAATCCTCCAAGCGTTGCttcaaaattaatcacaaaattaTCAAACGGAAATTCCTCCACACCAACGGAAACAAACGACAAACACGGCGCCGATGATATTACTCCTGATATGACAAAGTTAAATGGTAATACTAAAAGAGGCAAAAATGAGTCATTCAGAGTCAGTAATACAACCACTCCCTCGACCATATCTccttttcaaaatggccattccTTACCAATACATACACCACAGATGCCAGTTTTCGACGTACATGTTAGCCACAATGAAGATTGCGAATTTTTGTCTTTGTATGTTGTCCGTACTGATACTGACGTTGGAATGGATATGTGTAAGGAGTATCAAAGGATTTCAAAAAGATTCTCGATCGATCCATATTTTGGTGACGTTTCTGTCAGTACGTCTCCTTCAAGTGTAACCAGTATTGGAATGATCAATTTGCCCAACAGATCTTCATTTGTATCAACCGTTAGCTCAACATCATCCTCTAGTACAAGGACTAGTGATGGAGCGTTCGTAGTTCCTCAGCCCCCTAGAAAATCAGTCTCAAACCCGTCATCTACCGTCAAAGGATATGAAGCTTTAATGAAAAAGCTTCAAGACTTATTTTCGCACATCCGTGAAGCATCAGTTACGGACGCTAATCGATCGCATGATGATAAAATATCTGTGGGCATCCAAGCGTCTTTGTCAAATGAAACAGGTTTCAGTAACGGCAACGCCTCACCCGAAGAAGTTAGTAAATGCGATAAAGCTACTCCGAAAAGTTCTTTAAAGAAACGGGTCAGAGGACGGCGGCCTATCGCTGGAAAAACTAAACGGGCTTTATTACCAACTCAGCCGGAAGAAAACGAGTATATGCATGGGATGAATTCTCCTGAAATGGTGCCAACCAATGGCGATAGTGGGAAGATATCGCCCGTTAAATCACCAAAGGAGGAGAAGCCCTTATCATCCCTAATTGGGACACCAAAATCCGTTACTAAACTGAAACAGAAAAAGCGGCCTATATCACCTCGACCTGCCACACCTGTTGAAAAAGTTGCAGTGAAAACTGAATATCCTGGTTATGCCCCCGATACAGTTGTGTTAGCAAAATGGGTTGATAAACGCTACTATTCGGGCAAGGTGTTAGAAATCACCGAACCAAATAAATACTTGATAAAGTTTGATGACGGTCAAAGCAAAACTTTGCTAGATGACTTCATCATATTTGGGGATACTAAAAAGTTGCCACTTCAGGGGCAGTCGGTGTATGCTCTGGTGGACGAGGAACAGAATTATGAACCGGGTCTGGTGCTGGAGGTAGATGAGAACGAGAGTGGTACTGTGGCCTATAAATGCACGACAGATGG GGATACGATAGTGATGGTAACAGCCAGCGAGCTATACCTCACGGAGGACCAGGCTCGGTCGATAAAGGAGTCAACTCGGTCGCGCTCACCGACTTCACCCGCCACGCCCCGCAGGCGACAACATAGGGAATTAGACCTCGACAATATTATACAG GGTCCCCGCAGCGCTCGAAGTCGAGACAAAGGAAACTCTAGCGCCAAAAAACGTGTTACGTCACCAAAGAGTCCCAAAGCTTCAACCTCAG GTCTCAAAACCAAAGGCACTCCCATAGGTCGAAAACGTGTTGCAAGCGAAAGCAGCGAGATGAGCGAAAGCAGCAATTCTGCGCCTCCTGTCAGGATTGAAGAGGTCGCTGGGGTCGAGCCGGAGGTCCAGAAAACCCCCCGGAAGATTGACGGGGTCAAAG CCGGCCCTCTCCAACTGAAAGGCGCGGCGAAACAGAATATAGGCAAGAAAAACTCCAAGCTAACTAAATTCGAGAATGACGAGGACACGGTGACAACCTTGGGTCCCATACCCAGTCAAGAAAGCAAGCTGTTCGTTGGACTTTGTTTCTTGCTCACTTGCACCGAACCGCCCAAACCACTGAAATCAGAGAAAAAAGAG CAATGCCAGGATACCCGTCATTACTCTTCCGAGGAAGATAGTGAGACCGCATCAACGATGGCTGGGACGGATACTGAAGACCTGGAGTTCTGTACGCGACCCTTCAACAAGGAGCGGCTTAAAGAGCAGCTGGAAGCAGGCGGCGGAACCGTCTACAG ccATTTCGACGATGTGCCAAAGAACAAGTACCCAGTAACCAAGCTGATAGCACCCAGACCGTGCCTGACTGCCAAATACATACAATGTCTAGCCGCAGATATAAGAGCCTTGTCCCACGCGTGGGTTATCATGAGCTGTATACAGAACAGAGTACTAGATTTCGATGCCCACATTCTACCTTCTGGGTGGTCTATACTGAAGAAGCGTTATGTAACCTGG GTCCCCCCATCAGGTAAACGCAACACAACCTTCTTAAAAGACAAAGTAATCCTACTATGCGGTGACCAGGACACGTTTGTCAAATTCTGGGAACGTGTCTGCACGTTTGCCGGAGCAACCACTAGAGTGGTCAACGAAGAGGACCTAAACATGTCCGGGGCAATCGTTCTAGTCACAGAATGGGACTGCCCTCACGAAGTCCAAAATAAGGCTAACCAGGATAATATTCCCCTAGTATCAACCACTTGGGTGGTCCAATGTTTGATCGAAGCGAGGCTGATCGCCCCAACTTCCCACGATAAGTTTTCATTTATGTACGCAGAGCCCGAATGA
- the LOC117990311 gene encoding TP53-binding protein 1-like isoform X1, translated as MEEPNNELIDIEPASGETESNVLAVSEVSSTSGTKDVSQNLFPESPVYDPEEDPAFPEDSVEVESTKEEQKLKDEPQVIHTKRKLSEEAPDSSAKIQKLDLEDEEIAVSTQTLDDEVSSIISVAKRKLQEEIPSTSRVRSPGRSSPKKVKKRSNSAELTPKTPKTPRSRSASVDLTKGRRTPKLKTQLQLFKEEIEEKDVAVTSSSSNRPSVEFVAEIPAPKIPETITEEGNTENLDDSQNFHLALSPTPDENENSNEDKPKLANYNSEPVVIKDREEILDAGKVHETKSDGFNYSELNNKPKDYSDGKTTDLETTDSVCSGLDSPENPPSVASKLITKLSNGNSSTPTETNDKHGADDITPDMTKLNGNTKRGKNESFRVSNTTTPSTISPFQNGHSLPIHTPQMPVFDVHVSHNEDCEFLSLYVVRTDTDVGMDMCKEYQRISKRFSIDPYFGDVSVSTSPSSVTSIGMINLPNRSSFVSTVSSTSSSSTRTSDGAFVVPQPPRKSVSNPSSTVKGYEALMKKLQDLFSHIREASVTDANRSHDDKISVGIQASLSNETGFSNGNASPEEVSKCDKATPKSSLKKRVRGRRPIAGKTKRALLPTQPEENEYMHGMNSPEMVPTNGDSGKISPVKSPKEEKPLSSLIGTPKSVTKLKQKKRPISPRPATPVEKVAVKTEYPGYAPDTVVLAKWVDKRYYSGKVLEITEPNKYLIKFDDGQSKTLLDDFIIFGDTKKLPLQGQSVYALVDEEQNYEPGLVLEVDENESGTVAYKCTTDGDTIVMVTASELYLTEDQARSIKESTRSRSPTSPATPRRRQHRELDLDNIIQGPRSARSRDKGNSSAKKRVTSPKSPKASTSGLKTKGTPIGRKRVASESSEMSESSNSAPPVRIEEVAGVEPEVQKTPRKIDGVKAGPLQLKGAAKQNIGKKNSKLTKFENDEDTVTTLGPIPSQESKLFVGLCFLLTCTEPPKPLKSEKKEQCQDTRHYSSEEDSETASTMAGTDTEDLEFCTRPFNKERLKEQLEAGGGTVYSHFDDVPKNKYPVTKLIAPRPCLTAKYIQCLAADIRALSHAWVIMSCIQNRVLDFDAHILPSGWSILKKRYVTWVPPSGKRNTTFLKDKVILLCGDQDTFVKFWERVCTFAGATTRVVNEEDLNMSGAIVLVTEWDCPHEVQNKANQDNIPLVSTTWVVQCLIEARLIAPTSHDKFSFMYAEPE; from the exons ATGGAAGAACCCAATAATGAACTTATCGACATTGAACCAGCATCAGGAGAAACAG AGAGTAATGTTCTAGCAGTGTCTGAAGTATCAAGCACTTCGGGAACCAAAGATGTCTCCCAAAACCTATTCCCTGAGAGTCCTGTTTATGATCCGGAAGAAGACCCTGCATTCCCAGAGGATAGCGTTGAG GTTGAATCAACTAAAGAAGAACAAAAACTTAAAG ATGAACCTCAAGTAATACATACTAAAAGAAAGCTATCAGAAGAAGCCCCAGACAGCAGTGCAAAGATTCAAAAACTAGATTTGGAAGATGAAGAAATCGCTGTATCAACCCAAACACTAGATGATGAAGTATCCTCAATAATTAGTGTGGCTAAACGCAAGTTACAAGAAGAAATACCATCTACCTCCCGCGTGCGTTCCCCAGGGCGATCAAGTccaaaaaaagtcaaaaaacgAAGCAACAGTGCTGAACTTACGCCTAAAACACCAAAGACACCAAGATCTCGTTCAGCCAGCGTAGACCTCACTAAAGGTCGTAGAACACCCAAACTTAAAACACAATTACAACTATTCAAAGAAGAAATCGAAGAAAAAGATGTAGCAGTAACTTCTTCTAGCTCAAATCGTCCTAGCGTAGAGTTTGTAGCAGAAATCCCCGCGCCCAAAATACCAGAAACAATCACAGAAGAAGGTAATACAGAAAACCTTGATGATTCGCAAAATTTCCATCTAGCATTATCCCCTACACcagatgaaaatgaaaattcaaaTGAAGACAAACCTAAACTTGCGAATTATAATAGCGAACCAGTGGTTATTAAAGATCGGGAAGAAATACTCGATGCTGGTAAAGTCCACGAAACTAAAAGCGACGGATTTAACTACTCTGAACTTAATAATAAACCAAAAGATTATAGTGATGGGAAGACAACAGACCTAGAAACTACTGACAGTGTATGTTCAGGTCTCGATAGTCCTGAGAATCCTCCAAGCGTTGCttcaaaattaatcacaaaattaTCAAACGGAAATTCCTCCACACCAACGGAAACAAACGACAAACACGGCGCCGATGATATTACTCCTGATATGACAAAGTTAAATGGTAATACTAAAAGAGGCAAAAATGAGTCATTCAGAGTCAGTAATACAACCACTCCCTCGACCATATCTccttttcaaaatggccattccTTACCAATACATACACCACAGATGCCAGTTTTCGACGTACATGTTAGCCACAATGAAGATTGCGAATTTTTGTCTTTGTATGTTGTCCGTACTGATACTGACGTTGGAATGGATATGTGTAAGGAGTATCAAAGGATTTCAAAAAGATTCTCGATCGATCCATATTTTGGTGACGTTTCTGTCAGTACGTCTCCTTCAAGTGTAACCAGTATTGGAATGATCAATTTGCCCAACAGATCTTCATTTGTATCAACCGTTAGCTCAACATCATCCTCTAGTACAAGGACTAGTGATGGAGCGTTCGTAGTTCCTCAGCCCCCTAGAAAATCAGTCTCAAACCCGTCATCTACCGTCAAAGGATATGAAGCTTTAATGAAAAAGCTTCAAGACTTATTTTCGCACATCCGTGAAGCATCAGTTACGGACGCTAATCGATCGCATGATGATAAAATATCTGTGGGCATCCAAGCGTCTTTGTCAAATGAAACAGGTTTCAGTAACGGCAACGCCTCACCCGAAGAAGTTAGTAAATGCGATAAAGCTACTCCGAAAAGTTCTTTAAAGAAACGGGTCAGAGGACGGCGGCCTATCGCTGGAAAAACTAAACGGGCTTTATTACCAACTCAGCCGGAAGAAAACGAGTATATGCATGGGATGAATTCTCCTGAAATGGTGCCAACCAATGGCGATAGTGGGAAGATATCGCCCGTTAAATCACCAAAGGAGGAGAAGCCCTTATCATCCCTAATTGGGACACCAAAATCCGTTACTAAACTGAAACAGAAAAAGCGGCCTATATCACCTCGACCTGCCACACCTGTTGAAAAAGTTGCAGTGAAAACTGAATATCCTGGTTATGCCCCCGATACAGTTGTGTTAGCAAAATGGGTTGATAAACGCTACTATTCGGGCAAGGTGTTAGAAATCACCGAACCAAATAAATACTTGATAAAGTTTGATGACGGTCAAAGCAAAACTTTGCTAGATGACTTCATCATATTTGGGGATACTAAAAAGTTGCCACTTCAGGGGCAGTCGGTGTATGCTCTGGTGGACGAGGAACAGAATTATGAACCGGGTCTGGTGCTGGAGGTAGATGAGAACGAGAGTGGTACTGTGGCCTATAAATGCACGACAGATGG GGATACGATAGTGATGGTAACAGCCAGCGAGCTATACCTCACGGAGGACCAGGCTCGGTCGATAAAGGAGTCAACTCGGTCGCGCTCACCGACTTCACCCGCCACGCCCCGCAGGCGACAACATAGGGAATTAGACCTCGACAATATTATACAG GGTCCCCGCAGCGCTCGAAGTCGAGACAAAGGAAACTCTAGCGCCAAAAAACGTGTTACGTCACCAAAGAGTCCCAAAGCTTCAACCTCAG GTCTCAAAACCAAAGGCACTCCCATAGGTCGAAAACGTGTTGCAAGCGAAAGCAGCGAGATGAGCGAAAGCAGCAATTCTGCGCCTCCTGTCAGGATTGAAGAGGTCGCTGGGGTCGAGCCGGAGGTCCAGAAAACCCCCCGGAAGATTGACGGGGTCAAAG CCGGCCCTCTCCAACTGAAAGGCGCGGCGAAACAGAATATAGGCAAGAAAAACTCCAAGCTAACTAAATTCGAGAATGACGAGGACACGGTGACAACCTTGGGTCCCATACCCAGTCAAGAAAGCAAGCTGTTCGTTGGACTTTGTTTCTTGCTCACTTGCACCGAACCGCCCAAACCACTGAAATCAGAGAAAAAAGAG CAATGCCAGGATACCCGTCATTACTCTTCCGAGGAAGATAGTGAGACCGCATCAACGATGGCTGGGACGGATACTGAAGACCTGGAGTTCTGTACGCGACCCTTCAACAAGGAGCGGCTTAAAGAGCAGCTGGAAGCAGGCGGCGGAACCGTCTACAG ccATTTCGACGATGTGCCAAAGAACAAGTACCCAGTAACCAAGCTGATAGCACCCAGACCGTGCCTGACTGCCAAATACATACAATGTCTAGCCGCAGATATAAGAGCCTTGTCCCACGCGTGGGTTATCATGAGCTGTATACAGAACAGAGTACTAGATTTCGATGCCCACATTCTACCTTCTGGGTGGTCTATACTGAAGAAGCGTTATGTAACCTGG GTCCCCCCATCAGGTAAACGCAACACAACCTTCTTAAAAGACAAAGTAATCCTACTATGCGGTGACCAGGACACGTTTGTCAAATTCTGGGAACGTGTCTGCACGTTTGCCGGAGCAACCACTAGAGTGGTCAACGAAGAGGACCTAAACATGTCCGGGGCAATCGTTCTAGTCACAGAATGGGACTGCCCTCACGAAGTCCAAAATAAGGCTAACCAGGATAATATTCCCCTAGTATCAACCACTTGGGTGGTCCAATGTTTGATCGAAGCGAGGCTGATCGCCCCAACTTCCCACGATAAGTTTTCATTTATGTACGCAGAGCCCGAATGA
- the LOC117990311 gene encoding TP53-binding protein 1-like isoform X3, which produces MEEPNNELIDIEPASGETVSEVSSTSGTKDVSQNLFPESPVYDPEEDPAFPEDSVEVESTKEEQKLKDEPQVIHTKRKLSEEAPDSSAKIQKLDLEDEEIAVSTQTLDDEVSSIISVAKRKLQEEIPSTSRVRSPGRSSPKKVKKRSNSAELTPKTPKTPRSRSASVDLTKGRRTPKLKTQLQLFKEEIEEKDVAVTSSSSNRPSVEFVAEIPAPKIPETITEEGNTENLDDSQNFHLALSPTPDENENSNEDKPKLANYNSEPVVIKDREEILDAGKVHETKSDGFNYSELNNKPKDYSDGKTTDLETTDSVCSGLDSPENPPSVASKLITKLSNGNSSTPTETNDKHGADDITPDMTKLNGNTKRGKNESFRVSNTTTPSTISPFQNGHSLPIHTPQMPVFDVHVSHNEDCEFLSLYVVRTDTDVGMDMCKEYQRISKRFSIDPYFGDVSVSTSPSSVTSIGMINLPNRSSFVSTVSSTSSSSTRTSDGAFVVPQPPRKSVSNPSSTVKGYEALMKKLQDLFSHIREASVTDANRSHDDKISVGIQASLSNETGFSNGNASPEEVSKCDKATPKSSLKKRVRGRRPIAGKTKRALLPTQPEENEYMHGMNSPEMVPTNGDSGKISPVKSPKEEKPLSSLIGTPKSVTKLKQKKRPISPRPATPVEKVAVKTEYPGYAPDTVVLAKWVDKRYYSGKVLEITEPNKYLIKFDDGQSKTLLDDFIIFGDTKKLPLQGQSVYALVDEEQNYEPGLVLEVDENESGTVAYKCTTDGDTIVMVTASELYLTEDQARSIKESTRSRSPTSPATPRRRQHRELDLDNIIQGPRSARSRDKGNSSAKKRVTSPKSPKASTSGLKTKGTPIGRKRVASESSEMSESSNSAPPVRIEEVAGVEPEVQKTPRKIDGVKAGPLQLKGAAKQNIGKKNSKLTKFENDEDTVTTLGPIPSQESKLFVGLCFLLTCTEPPKPLKSEKKEQCQDTRHYSSEEDSETASTMAGTDTEDLEFCTRPFNKERLKEQLEAGGGTVYSHFDDVPKNKYPVTKLIAPRPCLTAKYIQCLAADIRALSHAWVIMSCIQNRVLDFDAHILPSGWSILKKRYVTWVPPSGKRNTTFLKDKVILLCGDQDTFVKFWERVCTFAGATTRVVNEEDLNMSGAIVLVTEWDCPHEVQNKANQDNIPLVSTTWVVQCLIEARLIAPTSHDKFSFMYAEPE; this is translated from the exons ATGGAAGAACCCAATAATGAACTTATCGACATTGAACCAGCATCAGGAGAAACAG TGTCTGAAGTATCAAGCACTTCGGGAACCAAAGATGTCTCCCAAAACCTATTCCCTGAGAGTCCTGTTTATGATCCGGAAGAAGACCCTGCATTCCCAGAGGATAGCGTTGAG GTTGAATCAACTAAAGAAGAACAAAAACTTAAAG ATGAACCTCAAGTAATACATACTAAAAGAAAGCTATCAGAAGAAGCCCCAGACAGCAGTGCAAAGATTCAAAAACTAGATTTGGAAGATGAAGAAATCGCTGTATCAACCCAAACACTAGATGATGAAGTATCCTCAATAATTAGTGTGGCTAAACGCAAGTTACAAGAAGAAATACCATCTACCTCCCGCGTGCGTTCCCCAGGGCGATCAAGTccaaaaaaagtcaaaaaacgAAGCAACAGTGCTGAACTTACGCCTAAAACACCAAAGACACCAAGATCTCGTTCAGCCAGCGTAGACCTCACTAAAGGTCGTAGAACACCCAAACTTAAAACACAATTACAACTATTCAAAGAAGAAATCGAAGAAAAAGATGTAGCAGTAACTTCTTCTAGCTCAAATCGTCCTAGCGTAGAGTTTGTAGCAGAAATCCCCGCGCCCAAAATACCAGAAACAATCACAGAAGAAGGTAATACAGAAAACCTTGATGATTCGCAAAATTTCCATCTAGCATTATCCCCTACACcagatgaaaatgaaaattcaaaTGAAGACAAACCTAAACTTGCGAATTATAATAGCGAACCAGTGGTTATTAAAGATCGGGAAGAAATACTCGATGCTGGTAAAGTCCACGAAACTAAAAGCGACGGATTTAACTACTCTGAACTTAATAATAAACCAAAAGATTATAGTGATGGGAAGACAACAGACCTAGAAACTACTGACAGTGTATGTTCAGGTCTCGATAGTCCTGAGAATCCTCCAAGCGTTGCttcaaaattaatcacaaaattaTCAAACGGAAATTCCTCCACACCAACGGAAACAAACGACAAACACGGCGCCGATGATATTACTCCTGATATGACAAAGTTAAATGGTAATACTAAAAGAGGCAAAAATGAGTCATTCAGAGTCAGTAATACAACCACTCCCTCGACCATATCTccttttcaaaatggccattccTTACCAATACATACACCACAGATGCCAGTTTTCGACGTACATGTTAGCCACAATGAAGATTGCGAATTTTTGTCTTTGTATGTTGTCCGTACTGATACTGACGTTGGAATGGATATGTGTAAGGAGTATCAAAGGATTTCAAAAAGATTCTCGATCGATCCATATTTTGGTGACGTTTCTGTCAGTACGTCTCCTTCAAGTGTAACCAGTATTGGAATGATCAATTTGCCCAACAGATCTTCATTTGTATCAACCGTTAGCTCAACATCATCCTCTAGTACAAGGACTAGTGATGGAGCGTTCGTAGTTCCTCAGCCCCCTAGAAAATCAGTCTCAAACCCGTCATCTACCGTCAAAGGATATGAAGCTTTAATGAAAAAGCTTCAAGACTTATTTTCGCACATCCGTGAAGCATCAGTTACGGACGCTAATCGATCGCATGATGATAAAATATCTGTGGGCATCCAAGCGTCTTTGTCAAATGAAACAGGTTTCAGTAACGGCAACGCCTCACCCGAAGAAGTTAGTAAATGCGATAAAGCTACTCCGAAAAGTTCTTTAAAGAAACGGGTCAGAGGACGGCGGCCTATCGCTGGAAAAACTAAACGGGCTTTATTACCAACTCAGCCGGAAGAAAACGAGTATATGCATGGGATGAATTCTCCTGAAATGGTGCCAACCAATGGCGATAGTGGGAAGATATCGCCCGTTAAATCACCAAAGGAGGAGAAGCCCTTATCATCCCTAATTGGGACACCAAAATCCGTTACTAAACTGAAACAGAAAAAGCGGCCTATATCACCTCGACCTGCCACACCTGTTGAAAAAGTTGCAGTGAAAACTGAATATCCTGGTTATGCCCCCGATACAGTTGTGTTAGCAAAATGGGTTGATAAACGCTACTATTCGGGCAAGGTGTTAGAAATCACCGAACCAAATAAATACTTGATAAAGTTTGATGACGGTCAAAGCAAAACTTTGCTAGATGACTTCATCATATTTGGGGATACTAAAAAGTTGCCACTTCAGGGGCAGTCGGTGTATGCTCTGGTGGACGAGGAACAGAATTATGAACCGGGTCTGGTGCTGGAGGTAGATGAGAACGAGAGTGGTACTGTGGCCTATAAATGCACGACAGATGG GGATACGATAGTGATGGTAACAGCCAGCGAGCTATACCTCACGGAGGACCAGGCTCGGTCGATAAAGGAGTCAACTCGGTCGCGCTCACCGACTTCACCCGCCACGCCCCGCAGGCGACAACATAGGGAATTAGACCTCGACAATATTATACAG GGTCCCCGCAGCGCTCGAAGTCGAGACAAAGGAAACTCTAGCGCCAAAAAACGTGTTACGTCACCAAAGAGTCCCAAAGCTTCAACCTCAG GTCTCAAAACCAAAGGCACTCCCATAGGTCGAAAACGTGTTGCAAGCGAAAGCAGCGAGATGAGCGAAAGCAGCAATTCTGCGCCTCCTGTCAGGATTGAAGAGGTCGCTGGGGTCGAGCCGGAGGTCCAGAAAACCCCCCGGAAGATTGACGGGGTCAAAG CCGGCCCTCTCCAACTGAAAGGCGCGGCGAAACAGAATATAGGCAAGAAAAACTCCAAGCTAACTAAATTCGAGAATGACGAGGACACGGTGACAACCTTGGGTCCCATACCCAGTCAAGAAAGCAAGCTGTTCGTTGGACTTTGTTTCTTGCTCACTTGCACCGAACCGCCCAAACCACTGAAATCAGAGAAAAAAGAG CAATGCCAGGATACCCGTCATTACTCTTCCGAGGAAGATAGTGAGACCGCATCAACGATGGCTGGGACGGATACTGAAGACCTGGAGTTCTGTACGCGACCCTTCAACAAGGAGCGGCTTAAAGAGCAGCTGGAAGCAGGCGGCGGAACCGTCTACAG ccATTTCGACGATGTGCCAAAGAACAAGTACCCAGTAACCAAGCTGATAGCACCCAGACCGTGCCTGACTGCCAAATACATACAATGTCTAGCCGCAGATATAAGAGCCTTGTCCCACGCGTGGGTTATCATGAGCTGTATACAGAACAGAGTACTAGATTTCGATGCCCACATTCTACCTTCTGGGTGGTCTATACTGAAGAAGCGTTATGTAACCTGG GTCCCCCCATCAGGTAAACGCAACACAACCTTCTTAAAAGACAAAGTAATCCTACTATGCGGTGACCAGGACACGTTTGTCAAATTCTGGGAACGTGTCTGCACGTTTGCCGGAGCAACCACTAGAGTGGTCAACGAAGAGGACCTAAACATGTCCGGGGCAATCGTTCTAGTCACAGAATGGGACTGCCCTCACGAAGTCCAAAATAAGGCTAACCAGGATAATATTCCCCTAGTATCAACCACTTGGGTGGTCCAATGTTTGATCGAAGCGAGGCTGATCGCCCCAACTTCCCACGATAAGTTTTCATTTATGTACGCAGAGCCCGAATGA